The following is a genomic window from Aquila chrysaetos chrysaetos chromosome 2, bAquChr1.4, whole genome shotgun sequence.
ATAGAGGAACAAGAACATCTGTAAATatggtattaaaaatattatagtCCACAGCCAAAAAGGCAAGGATAGCAGTCGTACTTTTAAGGAGTGCGTCCATGTGGTTCCTTCCTGTGGTTCCTTGGGGTGTTGCTGAATGTGCTCCAGTGCTAGTTTGTTGTAAGTCTCATTGATTTCAAAGACGTAATAAAAAGCTGCAGCACTTGCTAACAAGTACAACCCCACACCAATCCATCCCATCCTCTGGCGGAAGTTCATCATTCTCCATGCTCTGCACCTGGAACAAAAGGCAACATATACATTCAGTACAGCTTGGAGAAAGAGGGGACACAGATGAAGCTTGGTTTTCATGAGTTAACTTTTTATAAGTTTTCATTACACATTAGTAAAGCAGCACACACATCCATTTCTGAAGACCTGAGTGCTCTCtacagcagagaaaatcatacTACTATGCCAGCAACAGGCTAATGGTAATTACATACAATGCTCCATCGATGGCTCTGGCTAGTTTAGGGCCTGCTGGCTATCAAGTTATACCTGGCTAAAGTTAACGGCTGAGTGAACAAAATAGAAGTCATGAATTGGGTAAGACACTTATCCCATCTGCCCTCAGATTCTCTAGCCACAGGGTGGGGATAATACAAGACtttctataaatacagaaagtttGTAAAGTTCTTTGATGtctgcaaaacaaacacactgCTAGCCAGCCAGTAACAGGAGCATCACTGCTTCTTTGCAGTGTAACAACATCCAGTTTTACTAAGCTCTGGCTGAGTGCCCATCTACGAACCATATAAAAGGATGTTTTCAATTTGAACATTAGAAGATATATACTAAACATATGTATTTGTATCCATTTGCACACACGAAGATACTATAAGCATGTTACTTGCACCTaactttatttctgctctgcctATGTGAACAGTTGCATATGCCTTCTGGAGTAAGGGAGTTGAACATCTGTACTAGTAACTGATTTGGCGCAGAACAAACCAGACACTAGTCAACTGGCACTTTTCATAACAAGCACAAATTAGTAAAAGCACCACAGCCACTGCCGGGCTTGATTTTAGCTGGTTTAAGAtctctggctggctggctgggacTAGGTGAATTGAAACACTCTTCAAACCAGTCACAAACACTCTAGCTGAAGTACTGCCACTCATAACAAGAAGTCGTCACCACCTTCCCTCAAAATAGCCcttgggcagggcagggagaacCACCGCTTCACTGCAGCTGGTTAGAGAACTGACAAATATGCTTTTTCAGACTGTTAGGGTTTTTACCTTTCCTACCTTTTTAAAGAGAGGAGTAAAATCAATTTATGCAGtactgttttaagaaaatatatcaggctttaaaaatactaggcagaaatgcttatttaatTAAGATTTATGCATACAGAACAATAATTATTAATGGAAGTATGAGAGAGTTTAGCAtaattgataaaaaaaaaaaatcactacacCTTTCTAAATCCCCCTTCCTGAGGCCAGACTAATCTGTCTGGTTATCAGTCTTAAAAGACTTCCTCATTTTCCATATCTGAAGGATATCCTCAATCCTGACCTGACAGAATTTGATCAGGGTAGCCCTGGAGAAGTTGTTCGGGCTCTCACACTGCTGCATTTATGGTGGCTAAAAAAGTCAAACATATGGTGACAGTAAATACCTGAGAGTGCCACTACTTACGTCTGTGACAGCTATTTGTTGTTTACCTTATCCTTCTATGTAACTTAACAGCAGGTTTCCCTTTAACGCACCGAGTTAATACTTTTAGTAGGATAACTGAAAAATTTGTGTAAGAGGCTGTTAATTCACTGCGTAAAAACTTAAAATTCCAGAATCCATCTTTACACAATGGCTAAGTCACTGTCCATTTTTTCCAGTAGTTAGGCATTTCAGAGATGACTAACAGGTAGTCGCcgtcagagaaaataaatcttcaaaaGGAATGCATATCTTGAGAACACAAACACTATTAAAATCGCAGTAGACCGAAGAAGGTAAACATtagttgttttttcctcctgcccttgcTAAGCAACAGTAGCCAGAAGAGGAGCCTTAGCTCTGGGCTATACCGAAAGAGGCAGAAATGCCGCTTAGAGTTTTCTCATTCTTATTTTCCGTTTCGAGACACTAATGGTACTCGCAGCTTTCGAAGACACCCGCGACGGATATCGGAGTCGCTCGCCCCCACGCCGCGGGCGCTCCGGGGCTCTCCTCCCGCAACAGGCCGCGCAAACCGGCCGCCAGCGAGGCCGGCAGCCCTCAGCCCCTCCGCGAGCGCTGGACCCGCGCTCCGGGCGAGAAGCGCTCCGCCGCAACGGCTCCTTCACCGACGCCGGCAGCCCCTTACCTTCCTCCAACGGAGAAGGAGGGAGCGGGAGGGCGACGGCAGGCGgcccgctcccctcagcccgcgccgccgcgccgggaAGCGAAGGGGCCCGCCGGCCCGCCGCACCGCTGCCGGCCCGCTGCCATCGCCGCCCTGCCACCGCTCCGGATTCGCGGCACTTCCGGCATGGGGAGAACCACTTCCGGCGCGCGCCCGTCTGCATCCGAGccgaggcggggcggggcgggttGGCCGGCGGCCATCTTGGCTTGGGCCCGCGCCTCTCTCTGGTGTGGTTGGCCTCGCCCAAAATGGCGGCCGACGCCCATGGCGGCGGCCCCGTATCGCTGCTCGTCTCCTATATTCACTCTTCGGTTACCGCCGGCGTGGCTGTGGCCGCCGACCCCGAGCTGCCGTCTTTTCAGCGCTAGTGCTGCTTCAtgtggtggtggaggagggGCCGGGTTTGGGCAGCCCCGCAGCAGCACGCGCGGAGCGCCAGCCTCGAGCATGC
Proteins encoded in this region:
- the TMEM251 gene encoding transmembrane protein 251, translating into MMNFRQRMGWIGVGLYLLASAAAFYYVFEINETYNKLALEHIQQHPKEPQEGTTWTHSLKVRLLSLPFWLWTIIFLIPYLQMFLFLYSCTRADPKTVGYCIIPICLAVICNRHQTFVKASNQISRLQLIDT